The proteins below are encoded in one region of Parvicella tangerina:
- a CDS encoding glycosyl hydrolase family 18 protein codes for MKKQVLSFLMMLCAAPFIAQSIHQEQLEHYNSLGNDDAVYYEQNTTAAVMPPREKSACNLDKVVYGWHPYWIGSAYQNYDWDLLSHFSFFSYDVDAATGEANSTHGWATSSAVDAALASGNTKVTLCVTLFSGHNTFFGSSTAQQTLIDNLITLVQSRGAHGVQIDFEGLPSGQRTNFANWMVSLANQMHTAIPGSEVSTVLYAVDWNNVFDFSIMEPEVDHYIVMGYAYYYQGSNNTGPCDPLYHFGSSYNYTLSKTTSYYLDQGCPKDKFILGLPYYGYQWPTTNLTIPSSTTGSGIAKTYSSVKNNSSGYYTPANYTWDADSYTDIYAFNDGQNKQCFITLEDGFNKRLEFVERTDIGGIGIWALGYDDGYTELWDAIETHLTDCQEDACTGTIHDFGGPTKSYYNNEDYIWTIDPPGTTAITFDFTSFDVEANYDYLYIYDGPDVNATQIPGSPFTGTTSPGTFTSSTGAVTFRWTSDGATVAPGFVANWTCNADITAPTTAVSHPNSWETQDFTATFTDNDNNAVAYAFYNVADYDGNNWSANADLGFFNDEFNQASLSPDWTNSVGSWTLVNGTLEQTDENEANTNLNASLAQDDQHVYLYHWKGEINGSGTNRRAGIHFFCDDATSTQRGNSYMVYWRVDNDKCQIYKSDGTNIPLMTNDDVVVDPNTTYDFKILYDPSSGLIQAFLDDELVSEWTDPSPLTAADGISLRTGNCYGVYYDFRVYLGRSSSEMISIGSSTDMLRYQNPNPMTPAGDIRSINIDAADNWSSVASDLVDVDWTEPSMVTVSDGLSTDIDVFNIDTEISGNWSVSFDAHSDIDFYEYAVGTSQGGSDIISWTNNGTATSFTESGLSLSYGTTYYVSVRTTNGAGLVSTATDSDGQLLENPTQPPVAGFSPGTTTICEGDSIQLINNSQNATSYLWSVAGGILNDNTANNPYVTFSSSGSYNVTLVASGPGGTDQSSQNISITVSPGPIAAATPSNDTVYLPNAVVSFTNNSANATNYSWDFGDGSTSTDANPWNNYGSVGTYDVELIAMTNGCANDTTNFVITVLDNSTGINTHSLELHVYPNPFENNITVSGLSQLGSISFVELVDMTGRLVYRSSVTAGADLLIIENLSSLSRGLYELKVTSDKGKVTYKVIK; via the coding sequence ATGAAAAAACAAGTTTTATCATTTTTAATGATGCTTTGTGCTGCGCCTTTCATTGCCCAAAGTATTCACCAAGAACAATTAGAGCATTACAACTCACTGGGTAACGATGATGCCGTGTATTATGAACAAAATACCACAGCTGCCGTGATGCCTCCAAGAGAAAAATCAGCTTGTAACCTAGATAAAGTAGTTTACGGCTGGCATCCCTATTGGATTGGAAGTGCCTACCAAAATTACGATTGGGACTTACTTTCACACTTCTCTTTTTTCTCGTATGACGTAGACGCAGCCACTGGTGAAGCCAATTCAACTCACGGTTGGGCAACTTCATCTGCGGTAGATGCAGCACTGGCAAGCGGAAACACCAAAGTGACCTTGTGTGTCACATTATTCTCTGGGCATAACACGTTTTTCGGTAGCAGCACCGCTCAACAAACATTGATCGATAATTTAATCACTCTTGTTCAATCAAGAGGTGCTCATGGAGTACAAATTGATTTTGAAGGGTTACCTTCTGGTCAAAGAACCAATTTTGCCAATTGGATGGTTAGTCTGGCCAATCAAATGCATACAGCAATCCCTGGTTCAGAAGTAAGCACCGTGTTATATGCGGTAGACTGGAATAATGTATTTGACTTTTCAATCATGGAGCCTGAAGTAGACCACTACATTGTTATGGGTTATGCCTATTATTATCAAGGAAGCAATAATACTGGTCCTTGTGACCCATTATATCATTTTGGATCATCATACAACTACACATTGTCGAAAACCACCTCATACTACCTCGATCAAGGATGTCCAAAAGACAAGTTTATCCTAGGTCTACCCTATTATGGTTATCAATGGCCAACAACCAATCTAACCATTCCTTCAAGCACTACTGGAAGTGGTATTGCCAAAACATATTCATCAGTTAAAAATAATAGCTCAGGATATTATACTCCAGCAAACTATACGTGGGATGCAGACAGCTACACGGACATTTACGCTTTTAACGATGGTCAGAACAAACAGTGTTTCATAACATTAGAGGACGGATTTAATAAACGGCTTGAATTTGTCGAAAGAACTGATATTGGTGGGATTGGAATCTGGGCACTAGGTTATGATGATGGATATACCGAATTATGGGATGCCATTGAAACTCACTTAACAGACTGTCAAGAAGATGCTTGCACTGGAACAATACACGATTTTGGTGGGCCAACGAAGAGTTATTACAATAATGAAGATTATATCTGGACAATCGATCCTCCGGGTACAACAGCCATCACCTTTGACTTCACTTCATTTGATGTAGAAGCTAACTACGACTATCTCTATATTTACGATGGTCCTGATGTTAACGCCACACAAATACCAGGTTCTCCATTTACCGGCACAACTTCTCCTGGTACATTCACATCTTCTACAGGAGCGGTAACATTTAGGTGGACATCAGATGGAGCGACTGTAGCACCTGGGTTTGTGGCAAACTGGACATGTAATGCAGACATCACAGCTCCCACAACTGCTGTTTCTCATCCAAACTCTTGGGAAACACAAGATTTCACAGCAACATTTACAGATAACGATAACAATGCAGTGGCTTACGCTTTCTACAACGTAGCGGACTATGACGGTAATAATTGGAGCGCAAATGCTGACCTCGGATTCTTCAACGATGAGTTTAATCAAGCTTCTTTGAGTCCAGACTGGACAAATAGCGTAGGAAGCTGGACGCTTGTAAATGGCACATTAGAACAGACTGATGAAAATGAAGCCAACACCAACCTCAACGCATCACTCGCACAAGATGACCAACACGTTTACCTATATCATTGGAAAGGTGAGATTAATGGATCTGGAACTAACCGAAGAGCAGGAATCCACTTCTTTTGTGACGATGCAACTTCTACACAAAGAGGAAATTCTTATATGGTTTATTGGCGAGTAGATAATGACAAATGCCAGATATACAAGTCAGACGGGACCAATATTCCGTTAATGACGAACGATGATGTGGTTGTTGATCCAAACACTACCTACGATTTTAAAATACTCTATGATCCTTCGTCTGGGTTAATTCAAGCATTCTTGGATGACGAGCTAGTCTCCGAATGGACGGATCCCTCTCCACTTACGGCTGCTGATGGAATTTCTCTCAGAACTGGAAACTGCTATGGAGTCTACTATGACTTTAGGGTTTATCTCGGCCGTTCTTCATCTGAAATGATATCAATAGGCTCAAGTACCGACATGTTACGATATCAAAACCCAAATCCAATGACACCAGCCGGAGATATCAGATCGATTAACATTGACGCGGCAGATAATTGGAGTTCAGTTGCCTCGGACCTTGTAGACGTAGATTGGACTGAGCCATCAATGGTTACGGTGAGCGATGGACTTTCTACAGACATTGATGTATTTAACATCGATACCGAAATATCTGGAAACTGGTCCGTAAGTTTTGATGCGCACAGTGACATTGACTTTTATGAATATGCCGTTGGAACTTCTCAAGGAGGAAGTGACATCATTAGTTGGACAAACAATGGTACCGCAACATCTTTTACAGAGTCAGGATTAAGTCTTTCTTATGGAACGACCTATTATGTAAGTGTAAGAACTACTAATGGTGCAGGTTTAGTGAGCACAGCTACAGATAGCGATGGTCAACTACTCGAAAACCCAACTCAACCGCCAGTTGCAGGATTCTCTCCAGGAACAACTACGATTTGTGAGGGTGATTCGATACAATTGATCAACAACTCTCAGAATGCGACCAGTTATTTATGGTCTGTTGCAGGAGGAATATTGAACGACAATACTGCAAACAACCCTTATGTCACCTTCTCTTCCTCAGGAAGCTACAACGTAACACTAGTAGCCTCTGGGCCAGGAGGAACGGATCAGTCTAGCCAAAACATTTCGATAACAGTATCACCTGGGCCAATCGCTGCTGCTACACCTAGTAATGATACTGTGTATCTCCCCAACGCGGTAGTTTCATTTACAAATAATAGCGCAAACGCCACAAACTACTCATGGGACTTCGGTGATGGCAGTACCAGTACAGATGCTAACCCTTGGAATAATTACGGTTCAGTTGGCACGTACGATGTCGAGTTAATCGCTATGACGAATGGATGCGCAAACGACACCACCAATTTTGTAATTACTGTATTAGATAACAGTACAGGTATTAATACTCATAGTTTGGAACTCCATGTTTATCCTAACCCATTTGAAAATAACATCACCGTTTCTGGGTTATCTCAACTCGGTAGTATCAGTTTTGTAGAATTAGTTGACATGACCGGTCGCCTCGTCTATCGATCAAGTGTCACAGCTGGAGCAGATCTATTGATTATTGAGAATTTATCATCTCTTAGCAGAGGTCTCTATGAGCTGAAAGTTACTTCTGACAAGGGGAAAGTGACCTATAAAGTCATTAAGTAA
- a CDS encoding N-acetylmuramoyl-L-alanine amidase yields MKKILLVVSILTACTEVFSQAIFNTYQQEMDNAYAAYPNVPKGVLEGWSFTMTHFAHLDESTPASCTGIPRTYGVMGLTEDGEGYFRDNLIEVSNLSGYTVQEIKSNPQKNIMAFAAAYDELLNQYQITSNNPKDHLLVLQALCEIPYDHNPANSFALNAHIYSVLKFITKTEYKTAYNIPDYNMDLADIFGQNFEVLSASSISIDSAITSGSGSTYVPMNLKSPDYPPAFWTATPSCNYSSRSGTAVSAMTIHTIQGTYAGAISWAQNCNANVSYHYVVRSSDGQVTQMVLEADKGWHVGSENPYTIGIEHDGYVSDPSWYTTALYEASADICKDVVNSGYGLNPFRTYYGASSSGLNTLGGCTKIKGHQHYPNQSHTDPGINWDWPRYYHLINDNPNITTESNASGTLYDSGGASGNYTDDERYLWLIQPTGASNVTITFNSFDIEANWDYMFVYDGSTTDDPLLGAFTGNTNPGTISSTGGALLIEFRSDCATTSPGWEIVWNSAGGGTGTSDDIAPTTSVSSPSNWVTADFTASFADSDNTGGSGVDNVFYQVIDFDGSDWRANSDNGFFSDNFDQSAIHSDWTSLVGTWSLVNGFLDQSDETEGNTNIYAAVDQNNYDEWLYHYAINVDGSGTYNRRAGFHFMCDDATQTERGNSYFVWFRTDDDKIQIYKTTNNVFNLEVDEPFTLNNNQWYDVKITFDKTSGEIHVWVDNEHAASWTDPTPLSLGNAISFRSGNSYISANNIKVYHNRSSSETITVGTNGDIRYQNTAPTVPSGRVKSIIIDSAQNISSVAFKDVNVDWTVPSQVTSLNDGTGSDIDNQTNNTQLSANWGASLDQHSDIGRYWYAIGSSPGGTDIVNWTDNWFNTSFTHTGLNLNYGSTYYISVKTENGAGLVNTAVTSDGVTIDTPIDPPVASFNYNNTNLCAGDSIQLTNSSTDATSYVWSVSGATLSSNTDSNPYIIFPSSGAYDVTLVATGPGGSDTDTQTINVTVSQEPTANMTVSNSTPLINDVVTFTNSSSNANGYIWDFGDGNTSTDENPWNTFGAAGQYTVTLVAINGTCPNDTATTVVNVMDNSSIEELNGVHSISIYPNPSNGKFIVSLDVEVSTTYTGELFDITGKKVKTLFIKQLTNGVNQVAINLNNSQLANGIYQLKISNSTGAIHKKIIYNK; encoded by the coding sequence ATGAAAAAAATTTTACTCGTTGTATCAATTCTAACGGCTTGTACTGAAGTGTTTTCTCAAGCCATCTTTAATACCTATCAGCAAGAAATGGATAACGCCTATGCTGCTTATCCCAATGTTCCGAAAGGAGTTTTAGAAGGATGGTCCTTCACCATGACCCATTTTGCTCATTTGGATGAAAGCACGCCTGCATCTTGCACCGGCATACCAAGAACTTATGGTGTAATGGGCCTTACAGAAGATGGTGAGGGATATTTCAGAGACAATCTAATTGAAGTATCCAACTTGAGTGGCTACACCGTTCAAGAAATAAAATCGAACCCTCAGAAAAATATCATGGCATTCGCTGCTGCTTATGATGAGTTACTAAACCAATATCAGATTACTTCAAATAATCCAAAAGATCACTTATTAGTTTTGCAGGCTTTGTGTGAAATACCCTATGACCACAATCCAGCGAATAGCTTTGCGCTTAATGCACATATCTATTCGGTTTTAAAATTCATCACTAAAACGGAATATAAAACTGCCTATAACATCCCTGATTATAACATGGATCTCGCAGATATCTTCGGACAAAATTTCGAAGTACTTAGTGCCTCATCCATTTCCATAGATTCTGCAATAACATCAGGTTCTGGAAGCACTTATGTTCCGATGAACTTGAAATCTCCAGACTATCCACCAGCTTTTTGGACAGCTACTCCATCGTGTAATTATTCTTCCAGAAGCGGAACAGCTGTTTCAGCCATGACTATCCACACCATACAAGGTACTTATGCTGGTGCGATTTCATGGGCGCAAAACTGTAACGCGAATGTGAGTTATCACTATGTTGTAAGAAGTTCAGACGGACAGGTTACCCAAATGGTACTAGAAGCTGATAAGGGTTGGCACGTAGGTAGCGAAAATCCGTACACTATAGGTATTGAACACGATGGATATGTCAGTGATCCTTCATGGTACACCACTGCGCTCTATGAAGCGTCAGCGGATATTTGTAAAGATGTTGTAAACAGCGGTTACGGGTTGAATCCGTTTAGAACCTATTACGGAGCGAGTAGTTCTGGACTCAATACGCTTGGTGGGTGTACCAAAATCAAAGGACATCAACATTACCCCAATCAGTCTCACACTGACCCAGGCATTAACTGGGATTGGCCAAGATATTATCACCTCATCAATGATAATCCGAATATTACTACTGAATCAAATGCTTCTGGGACCTTATATGACTCTGGTGGAGCAAGCGGAAACTACACGGACGATGAAAGATATTTATGGCTCATCCAACCAACAGGTGCTTCGAACGTCACCATCACTTTTAACTCATTTGATATTGAAGCTAACTGGGATTATATGTTTGTTTATGATGGTTCAACCACAGACGATCCATTATTAGGAGCCTTTACAGGCAACACGAATCCTGGAACAATTTCCTCAACTGGAGGAGCTTTATTGATCGAATTTCGCTCAGATTGTGCAACAACCAGCCCAGGTTGGGAGATTGTGTGGAACAGTGCAGGTGGAGGAACAGGCACATCTGATGATATTGCTCCAACCACCTCTGTGAGCTCACCTAGCAATTGGGTTACCGCTGACTTTACAGCCTCTTTTGCTGATTCTGATAATACCGGAGGCAGTGGTGTTGATAACGTATTTTATCAAGTTATCGATTTTGATGGTTCAGACTGGAGAGCTAATAGTGATAATGGATTCTTTTCTGATAACTTTGATCAATCTGCCATTCACTCAGATTGGACTTCACTTGTGGGGACATGGAGTTTAGTCAACGGTTTCTTGGACCAATCAGACGAGACGGAAGGAAACACCAATATTTATGCAGCTGTTGACCAGAATAATTATGACGAATGGTTGTATCACTACGCTATTAACGTAGATGGATCGGGTACTTATAACCGAAGAGCTGGTTTTCACTTCATGTGTGATGATGCCACTCAAACAGAAAGGGGAAACTCCTACTTTGTATGGTTTAGAACCGATGATGATAAAATCCAAATCTACAAGACAACGAATAACGTTTTCAACCTTGAAGTAGACGAACCATTTACACTAAACAACAACCAATGGTATGATGTGAAAATCACATTTGATAAAACCAGTGGAGAGATTCATGTTTGGGTGGACAATGAACATGCCGCATCTTGGACAGACCCTACCCCGCTCTCTTTGGGGAATGCGATTTCTTTTAGAAGTGGTAATTCCTACATCAGCGCAAACAATATTAAAGTCTACCACAACAGATCTTCTTCCGAAACAATCACCGTAGGAACAAATGGAGATATTCGTTATCAAAACACTGCTCCTACAGTTCCTTCTGGAAGAGTCAAATCTATCATTATTGATTCTGCTCAGAACATTTCCAGCGTAGCATTTAAAGATGTGAATGTAGATTGGACGGTTCCTAGTCAAGTAACTTCCTTAAACGATGGTACAGGTTCTGACATTGACAACCAAACGAATAACACCCAACTTTCTGCAAATTGGGGAGCAAGTCTGGACCAACACTCTGACATTGGACGTTATTGGTACGCTATAGGCTCTTCCCCTGGTGGAACGGACATTGTAAACTGGACTGACAATTGGTTCAATACTTCCTTTACACATACTGGATTGAACTTGAACTATGGTAGCACGTACTACATATCCGTTAAAACGGAAAACGGAGCAGGTTTGGTGAATACCGCAGTTACTTCCGATGGTGTGACCATTGACACCCCAATTGACCCACCCGTTGCTAGCTTTAACTATAACAACACTAATCTTTGTGCAGGTGATTCAATTCAACTGACTAACTCGAGTACCGATGCGACCTCATACGTTTGGTCTGTTTCTGGCGCTACACTTTCGTCAAATACGGATTCAAACCCCTATATCATATTCCCTTCTAGTGGAGCCTATGATGTAACATTGGTAGCAACTGGACCTGGCGGAAGCGACACTGACACGCAAACGATCAACGTAACCGTTAGTCAAGAACCTACGGCCAACATGACGGTTAGTAACAGTACACCTTTAATCAATGATGTTGTTACATTCACAAATAGCTCCAGTAATGCTAATGGCTATATTTGGGACTTTGGTGATGGCAACACAAGTACCGATGAAAATCCATGGAATACCTTTGGTGCCGCTGGACAATATACCGTCACCTTAGTGGCCATCAACGGTACATGTCCCAATGACACTGCAACTACAGTGGTCAATGTAATGGATAATAGCTCAATAGAGGAACTGAATGGAGTTCATTCTATCTCCATCTACCCGAACCCATCCAATGGTAAATTTATCGTCTCTTTAGACGTAGAGGTTTCTACCACTTATACAGGTGAGCTCTTTGACATCACGGGCAAAAAAGTAAAGACACTCTTTATAAAACAGTTAACGAATGGGGTTAATCAAGTCGCAATCAACTTAAATAACTCTCAGCTCGCTAACGGAATTTATCAATTAAAAATATCAAATAGCACAGGAGCTATTCACAAAAAGATCATCTACAACAAGTAA
- a CDS encoding YceI family protein, translated as MNNRIFNAIVLLIAVAMTGWFGFKSYVKHNKYDSNVQETETTVSGSQEKTDSGATINHFDHLNGTYKSVKTDPPTTELLFETYGTTATQGTFKDLEVSATFNGTDQASINVIIDVFSIYTAESTRDKHLKGEEFFNADKYGKISFSSNEIVKSEDGYRVKGDITFLGNTKSIEFPFTYKGSANGKENTEVFKGSFEFNPEKYGMESDAGDHVTVSFYTELVKQ; from the coding sequence ATGAACAATAGGATATTCAACGCAATTGTACTGCTCATTGCAGTGGCCATGACAGGTTGGTTTGGCTTTAAGAGCTACGTCAAGCACAACAAATATGATAGTAACGTTCAAGAGACGGAAACTACGGTAAGCGGTTCACAAGAAAAAACAGATTCAGGTGCAACGATCAATCACTTTGATCACCTCAACGGAACTTACAAATCTGTAAAAACAGATCCGCCAACAACGGAGCTATTGTTTGAAACGTATGGAACGACCGCTACTCAGGGAACGTTTAAAGACCTTGAGGTTTCGGCTACTTTTAACGGAACTGATCAAGCTTCTATCAATGTTATCATTGATGTGTTTAGCATCTACACGGCTGAATCTACAAGAGACAAACACCTTAAAGGAGAAGAATTCTTCAATGCTGATAAGTACGGTAAAATTTCGTTCTCATCGAATGAGATTGTAAAAAGCGAAGATGGTTATCGGGTAAAAGGAGACATTACTTTTCTTGGAAATACCAAATCGATCGAATTTCCGTTTACCTATAAGGGCAGTGCCAACGGCAAAGAAAACACCGAAGTATTCAAGGGATCTTTCGAATTCAACCCTGAGAAATATGGAATGGAAAGTGACGCAGGAGACCATGTAACGGTATCCTTTTACACAGAACTGGTAAAACAATAG
- a CDS encoding DUF4442 domain-containing protein, with protein MKLKTKVLTKHIKLINYWPPFVGAGIKIKEVNQERTRFLISLRLTSRNRNLFGTQYGGSLYSMTDPFYAFILIMNMGNEYIVWDKSANIEFVKPGKGKVFVEIKISPERINTIKEEINEIGKSTYTFDTQILDEHQNVIANVSKEVYIRKKTYTPA; from the coding sequence ATGAAGCTCAAGACCAAGGTGCTTACAAAACATATTAAACTTATCAATTACTGGCCTCCGTTTGTTGGCGCGGGCATCAAAATAAAAGAAGTTAATCAGGAGCGTACACGATTCTTGATTAGTCTCCGGTTAACAAGTAGAAATAGAAACCTATTTGGAACCCAATACGGTGGCTCGCTCTATTCAATGACAGATCCTTTCTATGCTTTTATTCTCATCATGAACATGGGTAATGAATATATCGTTTGGGATAAATCTGCCAATATTGAATTTGTTAAACCAGGAAAAGGGAAAGTATTTGTAGAAATAAAAATATCTCCCGAGCGCATCAATACGATCAAAGAGGAGATCAATGAGATCGGTAAATCCACCTATACTTTTGACACGCAAATTTTGGACGAACATCAAAATGTAATTGCCAATGTTTCGAAAGAAGTCTATATTCGTAAAAAGACTTATACCCCAGCATGA
- the aroC gene encoding chorismate synthase codes for MNTFGNIFRLTSFGESHGLSIGGVIDGCPAGFELDLGSIQHELDRRKPGQSKIVTQRKESDIVEFQSGIFEGKTTGAPIGFVIKNTNQRSKDYSHIKEQFRPSHADYTYTKKYGHRDYRGGGRSSARETAARVVAGAIAKQLLASKGIEIASFVKSVGPLELNLPPEQIDTTKIDQTIIRCPNLEIAQEMITFVDKVRKEGDSIGGTIQCLIKGCPVGLGQPVFGKLHAALGSAMLSINAVKGFEYGSGFSGTKMKGSDHNDMFEKRESGVTTKTNYSGGIQGGISNGQDIYFNVAFKPVATIMQDQQSIDQEGNETLVKGKGRHDPCVLPRAVPIVDAMAAMVILDYYLLNKTTMI; via the coding sequence TTGAATACTTTTGGGAACATATTTAGACTGACTTCCTTTGGAGAATCGCATGGGCTAAGTATTGGAGGTGTCATTGATGGATGTCCGGCTGGGTTCGAGCTTGATCTGGGTAGCATTCAGCATGAGTTAGACCGAAGAAAACCTGGTCAAAGTAAAATTGTAACCCAACGCAAAGAGAGCGACATTGTTGAATTTCAATCTGGCATTTTTGAGGGTAAGACGACAGGTGCTCCCATCGGGTTTGTCATCAAAAACACGAACCAACGATCAAAAGATTATTCGCACATCAAGGAGCAATTCAGGCCTTCGCACGCAGACTATACCTATACCAAAAAGTATGGTCACCGCGACTATCGTGGTGGGGGGAGATCTAGTGCCCGAGAAACAGCCGCACGTGTTGTTGCTGGTGCCATTGCCAAACAACTACTTGCTAGTAAAGGAATAGAAATCGCTTCGTTCGTTAAATCCGTTGGACCTTTAGAGTTGAATTTACCTCCTGAACAAATTGACACCACTAAAATTGATCAAACGATCATCCGCTGTCCCAACTTAGAGATAGCCCAAGAAATGATAACCTTTGTTGATAAAGTTAGAAAAGAAGGAGACAGCATTGGTGGTACTATCCAATGTCTGATCAAAGGATGTCCAGTTGGTTTAGGACAACCTGTGTTTGGCAAACTTCACGCTGCATTAGGCAGCGCAATGCTTTCAATCAACGCTGTGAAAGGCTTTGAATATGGGTCTGGATTTTCTGGAACTAAAATGAAAGGTTCTGATCATAATGACATGTTTGAAAAGAGAGAATCAGGTGTTACCACAAAAACAAATTATAGTGGAGGTATTCAAGGAGGAATAAGTAATGGACAAGACATTTACTTTAATGTAGCCTTCAAACCAGTGGCAACCATTATGCAAGATCAACAGTCCATTGACCAAGAAGGAAACGAGACCCTCGTGAAAGGCAAAGGTAGACACGACCCCTGTGTTTTGCCTAGAGCAGTTCCAATTGTAGATGCTATGGCAGCTATGGTCATCCTTGATTATTACTTGCTGAATAAGACAACCATGATCTAA
- a CDS encoding outer membrane protein assembly factor BamE yields the protein MEIKIGIGLDQIKFGMDRNKIQQLLGEPTEKELFSYSEDEDDLTEVWHYDDQELSLSFDEADDWRLIMIAGSDESFKLNGKEVVGKSLDEVAALIKEMGHLDFEVEEVSEKDKVIKLEEESLNIWFDLDEASELQWGPKWSDDNTPIFPA from the coding sequence ATGGAAATTAAAATCGGAATTGGTTTAGATCAAATCAAGTTCGGCATGGACCGGAACAAAATTCAACAGCTTTTGGGAGAGCCTACAGAAAAGGAATTATTTTCCTATTCTGAAGACGAAGATGACCTGACGGAAGTATGGCATTATGATGATCAAGAACTATCTCTTTCATTTGATGAAGCTGACGATTGGAGGTTAATCATGATTGCCGGTAGTGATGAATCTTTTAAACTGAATGGTAAAGAGGTAGTAGGAAAATCCCTTGATGAGGTTGCTGCTTTAATAAAGGAAATGGGACATCTTGATTTTGAAGTTGAAGAAGTATCAGAAAAAGATAAAGTGATTAAATTAGAAGAAGAGAGTCTCAACATTTGGTTTGATCTGGACGAAGCCTCTGAACTTCAATGGGGTCCTAAATGGAGTGATGACAACACGCCTATATTTCCAGCGTAA